Proteins encoded within one genomic window of Empedobacter falsenii:
- a CDS encoding lipopolysaccharide kinase InaA family protein, with amino-acid sequence MTQKIVVNNNYKTTQTEIKSILDNFDLIDDYIAKGTRNSIKKKTLESGKIATIKSFKIPNIVNKFVYRFFRKSKAERSYEYAKRLIGLGFLTPYPIAFVENKTLINFNDSYYFCELVEADLTYRELVEIPIWENRNEILKQFTKFTFDLHEAGIEFLDHSPGNTLIKQVGENQYEFYLVDLNRMNFHNSMSFDIRIKNFSRLTPQKEMIEIMGKEYAKLINKPEQEVIEEMWNKTQEFQHKFQTKQARKKKLKAMIGKK; translated from the coding sequence ATGACACAGAAAATTGTCGTAAATAATAATTATAAAACCACGCAAACTGAAATCAAATCCATTCTTGACAATTTTGACTTGATTGACGATTATATTGCAAAAGGCACAAGAAATTCTATCAAAAAAAAGACATTAGAATCAGGTAAAATTGCTACGATTAAATCATTCAAAATTCCGAATATTGTCAATAAATTTGTATATCGATTTTTCAGAAAATCAAAAGCTGAACGATCTTATGAATATGCAAAACGATTGATTGGTTTAGGATTTTTGACACCATATCCAATTGCTTTTGTAGAAAATAAAACCCTTATAAATTTTAATGATAGTTACTATTTCTGTGAATTAGTTGAAGCTGATTTGACTTATCGTGAATTAGTCGAAATTCCGATTTGGGAAAATCGAAATGAAATCTTGAAACAATTTACAAAATTCACATTTGATTTGCATGAAGCTGGAATTGAATTTTTAGATCATTCTCCTGGAAATACTTTAATTAAGCAAGTTGGAGAAAATCAATATGAGTTTTATTTGGTTGATTTAAATCGCATGAATTTTCACAATTCAATGAGTTTTGATATTCGAATTAAAAATTTTTCTCGTCTAACTCCTCAAAAAGAAATGATAGAAATTATGGGAAAAGAATATGCGAAACTTATTAATAAACCAGAACAAGAAGTAATTGAAGAAATGTGGAATAAAACACAAGAATTTCAACATAAATTTCAAACAAAACAAGCTCGAAAAAAGAAATTGAAAGCCATGATTGGTAAAAAATAA
- a CDS encoding glycosyltransferase family 4 protein: MVKKILLESHNLKNRATGFGVFNYELIKALSKLNFDDQIYLLYKKPEDLRTEFGTKFHYKKYYSLMRNPFFRTREKYDVWHSLNQNIKVEPCHKPKKYVLTIHDVNFMEENSLDYSPNHIKYFKEKIKRVDVITFISEYAKKQTMQYFDISGIENTIIYNGNSISEIINCDDFQSPLDISKPYFYTIGAFLEKKNFESLVKMMKFLPDFNLIISGNCTNAYGQKIKDLIAKEKLENQVFLSGKVSERAKQFYMQNCEAFLFPSTGEGFGLPPLEAMSFGKPIILSDKTSLPEIGGKDAFYWNDFEPEYMKNVVEDALNQYNQNSDYFIEAYIKRAGSFSWDKAANEYLKVYEI; encoded by the coding sequence ATGGTAAAAAAAATTCTTTTAGAATCTCATAATCTAAAGAATCGTGCAACTGGTTTCGGAGTTTTTAATTACGAATTGATTAAAGCTCTTTCTAAATTAAATTTTGATGATCAAATTTATTTACTTTACAAAAAACCTGAAGATTTAAGGACTGAATTTGGTACTAAATTTCATTATAAAAAATATTATAGTTTAATGCGCAATCCGTTTTTCAGAACGCGTGAAAAGTATGATGTTTGGCACTCCTTAAATCAAAATATAAAAGTTGAACCTTGTCATAAACCAAAAAAATATGTTTTGACGATTCATGATGTTAATTTTATGGAAGAAAATTCGCTTGATTATAGTCCAAATCACATTAAATATTTTAAAGAAAAGATTAAGCGAGTAGATGTTATCACATTTATTTCTGAATATGCAAAGAAACAAACTATGCAATATTTTGATATTTCGGGAATAGAAAATACAATAATTTATAATGGAAATTCAATTTCAGAAATTATAAATTGTGATGATTTTCAATCTCCATTAGATATTTCAAAACCTTATTTTTATACGATTGGAGCTTTTCTTGAAAAGAAAAATTTTGAATCACTTGTAAAAATGATGAAATTTTTACCAGATTTTAATTTGATTATTTCTGGGAATTGTACGAATGCCTATGGTCAAAAAATAAAAGATTTAATTGCTAAAGAAAAATTAGAAAACCAAGTTTTTTTATCAGGTAAAGTTTCTGAACGAGCAAAGCAATTTTATATGCAAAATTGCGAAGCGTTCTTATTTCCATCAACTGGAGAAGGTTTTGGTTTGCCTCCCTTAGAAGCGATGAGCTTTGGAAAACCAATTATTTTATCTGATAAAACGTCTTTACCAGAAATTGGTGGAAAAGATGCGTTTTATTGGAATGATTTTGAACCAGAATATATGAAAAATGTAGTGGAAGATGCGTTAAATCAATACAATCAAAATTCAGATTATTTTATAGAAGCTTATATCAAAAGAGCTGGAAGTTTTAGTTGGGATAAAGCGGCAAATGAATATCTAAAGGTCTATGAAATCTAA